CTTACAATATTCCGACAAGACCAACTCCCCACTGATGGCAGCTCTTTCAAAAAGCAGTTGATCCCAGTTTTCTGTTCCTTCCCAGAATACGGTTTTAAGTTTATACAAAGCCTGCGGATTGTAACTTAAAAGTTTATTGGAAAAGTGAAGGATATAGTCATCGAGTTGCTGGCCGGATTCAAAAACTTCATTGTACAGACCTTTTTGTTTAGCCCATTCGGCCGTTTGCCACTCGTCGGGATTTAGGGCCATCATTTGAAAAGCGGAGGTTCCCATTTTGCGTTCGACAGCAGGACCGATAACAAAAGGTCCAATGCCCACAGCGAGTTCGCTTAAGCGGATACTTGCATATTTTGTGGCGAAGGCATAATCAGCAGCAGCTGCTAATCCAACGCCGCCTCCGATGGCTTTGCCATGAATGCGGCATAAAATGATTTTCGGACAATTCCGGATGGCTAAGATCACATTCGCAAATCCACTAAAAAAATTCTTTCCGGTTTCCAAATCCTGAATCGAAGACAGTTCGTCAAAACTTGCACCGGCACAAAATGTT
The genomic region above belongs to Saprospiraceae bacterium and contains:
- a CDS encoding enoyl-CoA hydratase/isomerase family protein, whose amino-acid sequence is MDAFVNHKIENGLATIQFYHPAHNSLPGFLLKKLATTIDELGQDDRAKIILLTADGEKTFCAGASFDELSSIQDLETGKNFFSGFANVILAIRNCPKIILCRIHGKAIGGGVGLAAAADYAFATKYASIRLSELAVGIGPFVIGPAVERKMGTSAFQMMALNPDEWQTAEWAKQKGLYNEVFESGQQLDDYILHFSNKLLSYNPQALYKLKTVFWEGTENWDQLLFERAAISGELVLSEYCKKAIEEFKMKAKG